A single window of Sporosarcina sp. FSL W7-1349 DNA harbors:
- a CDS encoding YunC family protein: MVSLTPIILDGHAFTATTVRLPKTTLLTVSNEVGYIMCGALDVELLNTLLIDRQIIAGRAVGVKTIDQLLKAPLESVTIEAERLGIHKGMSGEEALLKMV; the protein is encoded by the coding sequence ATGGTTTCATTGACACCGATAATCCTGGACGGCCATGCGTTCACCGCTACAACGGTCCGTCTACCGAAAACCACGTTGCTGACTGTTTCGAACGAGGTGGGGTATATCATGTGTGGCGCACTCGACGTGGAGCTGCTCAACACCCTGCTGATCGACCGCCAAATCATCGCAGGCCGCGCCGTCGGGGTTAAAACGATTGATCAATTGCTAAAAGCCCCACTCGAATCGGTCACAATCGAAGCGGAACGTCTCGGCATCCATAAAGGGATGAGCGGGGAAGAGGCTTTATTGAAAATGGTGTAA